In Nocardia sp. NBC_00403, the DNA window AGCATGGACAGACAAAAGGCCCGCACTCGATGTGCGGGCCTTTGTCGTGCTCGAGCGTGTTGCGCAACAACTGATTTCGTAGGTACCCGGGTACGCCCGGAACTCATCCGCGCCCTCGACCGCCGGCTCGCAATGCGAGCCGGGCGGCGGCGGGAAACCGGCGAGGCGGTTACGCTTCGGCGTCGGGGTCCGCGGGGAGGACACCGGTGACGAGGAAGATCACGCGGCGGCCGATCTCGACGGCATGGTCGGCGAAGCGCTCGTAGTAGCGGCCCAGCAGCGTCACGTCGACGGCCGCGGCGACGCCGTACTTCCAGTCGCGATCCATCAGCAACGTGAAGAGGTGACGGTGCAGGTCGTCCATCGCCTCGTCGTCCTCGTTGAGCTGCGCCGCACGCTCCGGGTCACGGGTCTCGAGTACCTCTTTGGCGCCCGCACCCATGTTCACCGCGATGCGGCCCATTTCGGCGAAGTAGCCGTTGACCGATTCCGGCAGGGCATGGTTGGGGTGGCGGCGTCGCGTGACCTTGGCGACGTGCAGCGCGAGTGCGCCCATCCGGTTCACATCGGCGACGATCTGGATGGCGCTGACCACCTGTCGCAGATCGCCCGCGACGGGCGCCTGCAGCGCAAGCAGGGCAAACGCCTTCTCTTCGGCGTCCTGGATCAGTTCCGCGATCCGGTCGTATTCGCTGATCACCGACTCGGCAAGGGCGAGGTCGGCCTGGAGCAGTGACTGAGTGGCCCGGTCCATGGCCGAACCCGCCAGGCCGGCCATCTCGCCCAGCAGGTGGGCAAGATCGGCCATTTGCTCGTTGTAGATGACACGCATGATCAGACACTAGTGCCCTGCGCTGACCTAGTCACGAACACAGGGTTAATGAGTGGTGCCAGTCGTTGCGCTGGTGTTGCCGCAGCTGAGAGCAGTGCCCTGGTTCCGGCATTGTGCGCGGCAGCCGCGGGTGCGATATCGAACCGCGGCGTGTCCGGGATCGGATTCGATGTGACCATCGCTGTTTTGCCGCACATCGGACCCGTCATGACCAGGCGACCAGTTCGTATTCGGACTATTGAAAGATTATTTTCGGCCTGCCAAACTATGGAAATCGCTCGCTCTAATTACGACAGGCTGGGATGACATCTTCAACACGGCGCCGGTTCATGCTCGGCGGTACCGTCGCGGCTTCGACGGGGCTCGCACTCGGAGCGTTGCCGCTGCGCGACTACGGCCCAGCCACCGCGGACTCGCCGCCGGCCCCACCCGGACATCCCGCACACCACCCGAATACGAGTGCGCACGGCGGCGGGGTCGACGGGCCGACGTTCCGTAAGGGCGCAGTCGTCGATCACGCCGCTAACGGGTTCGACCCGACCGAGGTCCTCCGTGATTTCGACTACGGCAAGACCTCGACGCGCCCGGACGGCCGGACCGTGCGTGAATGGGAGGTCTTCGCCAGTGACGAGGACATAGAGATAGCGCCGGGAGTGCGTTTCCCGGCGTGGACGCTGAACTCGCGGATCCCGGGCCCGACCCTGCGTTGCCGCGAGGGCGATCTGCTGCGGGTCCATTTCACCAACGGCTCGCACCACCCGCACACGCTGCATTTCCACGGCATCCACCCCGCCGAGATGGATGGCATTCCGGGTATCGGTCGCGGCGTCATCAACCCGGGCGAGAGCTTCACCTACCAGTTCGACGCGACACCGTTCGGCCTGCACTTGTTCCACTGTCATGTCGGCCCACTGGCCGAACACATCGCCCGCGGCATGTACGGGACCTTCATCGTCGATCCGCCGCAGCCCCGGCCGCAGGCCGACGAAATGGTGATGGTGATGCACGGCTACAACACGACTTTCGATGGCGAGGGCAACCAGCTCTACGCGGTCAACGGGATTCCGTTCCACTTCATGCACGAGCCGGTCCGGGTGAAGCGCAACGAACTGGTGCGCATCTACCTGGTCAACGTGCTGGAGTACGACCCCGTCAACAGCTTCCACATCCACGGGAACTTCTTCGACTACTACCCCACCGGAACCCGGTTGCAGCCAACGGAATACACCGACACCATCGTGCAGGGGCAAGGCCAGCGCGGCATCTGTGAGCTGCGCTTCCCGCACCTGGGGCGGTACATGTTCCACGCTCACAAGACCGAGTTCGCCGAACTCGGCTGGATGGGCATGTTCGAGGTGACGGAGTAATCGCGATGACCGCCACCGTGCACACCCGCAGGCCGTGGATTCTGGGACTGATCTCGGTCGCCCTCCTGGCGATCGCACTGGCCGGGTTGGCCCTGCTCGGCGGGCGCACCCTGCCCGAACGGACCGGCCCGCCCGTGGAAGAGATCGCGGTCGAGCACACCACACTCACACCCGGTGCAATCGAGCTGACGGTGCGCAATACCGGGCCCGACGCGGTGTCGATCGCCCAGATTTTCGTCAACGACGCATACATCGACTTCACCGGCCCGACCGAGCCGATCGGCCGATTGGCTTCGGCCCGGTTACGACTGGACTATCCGTGGCAGGACGGCCAGCCCTACAAGATTTCCATGCTGACCTCGACCGGTCTGGTGATCGAACACGACGTCCCCCTGGCCGTCACCACACCGGAACCCAACGCGTCGTTCTTCGGCCTGATGGCGCTGCTCGGGATCTACGTCGGCATCGTCCCCGTCGTGCTCGGCATGTTGTTTCTGCCCGTCATGCGGGTCGCGGGCAGCCGAGCCGTGCGGGTGCTGCTCGCCGTGACGGTGGGTCTGCTGGCGTTTCTGGCGTGGGAAGGCGCCAGCGAAGGCTTCGAGCTCGCGGGCCGCTCCGGTGGTGCGTTCGGCGGCACGGCCCTGGTCGTGCTCGGCGCGGGTCTTGCCTTCCTCGGACTGACCGCGGTGGATCAGTGGCTGCGCAACCGCCGCCGGGCCGCCGAGGCCGCGGGCGGTGCCGGCGTGCGGCTGGCGCTGATGATCGCCATCGGTATCGGCCTGCACAACCTCGGAGAGGGGTTGGCCACCGGATCCGCCTATGCCGTAGGCGAATTGGCGCTCGGCACCTTCCTGGTCATCGGTTTCACCATCCAGAACACCACCGAGGGCCTCGCGGTCGTGTCACCACTGACCGAGCGACGTCCACCACTGCTGACCCTGCTCGGTCTCGGACTGATCGCCGGAGCCCCCGCCATCGTGGGCGCCGTTCTCGGTGCGACAGTGAACAATGCCGAGCTGTCCGCCCTGCTGCTCGGCGTCGGCGTCGGCGCGATTATCCAGGTCATCGTGCAGATCGCCCCCAGCCTGCGTGAATCGGCCGGCCGGAGTTTCGACGCGATGGCACTCGGTGGCGTCGCGGTCGGACTGCTGGTGATGTACTCGACCGGGTTGCTGGTGGCCGCATGAACAACGGTGCCACACCGCATTCCGATCCACCGCCGTGCGCCGGGTGCACGCGGCGCGGCGTGTTGCTCGGAGCCGGCGCTGCCGCCGCTATAGTTGCCGCCGGATGTGCAAGCGGCAGTGCGTATTCCGGGCCGTTGCGGGTTTCGCTGGCCGAGATTCCGATCGGCGGCGGACGGATATTTCCACAGCAAGGTCTGGTGGTGACCCACCCGACCCCCGGTGAGGTCCGCGCCTTCTCGGCCGTCTGCCCCCACCAGGGCTGCGCCGTCGCCGAAATCGGCGACACCATCGAGTGTCCCTGTCACGGAAGCAAATTCAGCATCGCTGACGGTTCGGTGCTGCGTGGCCCGGCTCGCGAACCATTGGCCGCCCGGACTGTCGCTATTGAGGCGACCGAGATCGTCGTCAGATGACGACCGCTGTCTGGAGGTGAGTCTGCCGCGTGCTCGTTGCGTGGCGCCGAATCGTCGTCCACAACAGTGACGAGATCACCATGTCATCGACGACGGCGGGTCGGCGCGGTGCTGCGGCGGCACGGCGGGCCATCGAGTATCCCTGTGACGGAAGCAAATTCAGCATCTCTGACGGTTCGGTGCTGCGTGGCCTGGTTCGCGAGCCACTGGCCGCTCGGACTGTTGCCATCGAAGCCACCGAGATAGTCGTCCGATAGCGGGGGCCGACAATGCCCGAAGGTGCGTCTGCGCAGCGGGACAGGCTGTCTGTGCATACCATCGCAGACCACCTGCCCGAGGCACGTGCGTTCACCTCGGCTCGGGCCGCTGCTACTTGCAGGTTTCGTCGGCAGCGTTGACGTGTTCCAGGTCCGAGGGAAGTGCCACCGGCGTTGGGGACGAGGAGGTGCTGATGTTGACGTTCGAGATCGGATCGCCCACCGGTGTCGGCGGGCGGATGTTGCCCGTGTAGTCGGCGCCGATCACCACTTCGATGATGCCGCCGAGATCGCTCGACTGCTCCATCGTCGCTCCGGGTAGCGAGCTGGCCACCGTGGCCGCTTCGGCCTCGTGTCCGGCCCCGTAGCGGACCTTGGAGGCCACCTCCGAGTTGCCGAGGGAGTAGTTGGCGGTGTTGTAGATCGGGAAGCCCTGGTTGCCGAATTTGGTGGCTGCCTTGTTCGCCGCGCCTACCGTGGTCGAGCCATTGGAGACCAGCAGTGACACCGTGCTCGGATCCACGGCGATCAGCTTCGGCGGCGTGGGGGGAGCCGAAGGGATCGAACCGGGCGCGGGCGCGACCTTCTTCTCACCGGGCAGCGGTTGGTCGTCTCGGATCGCCTTGAAGATGGCCTTGATGTCGGACTCGCGCGGGATCTCGTTGCCGTAGGAGGTGGTGCCCGCGGTCGGGATGGTCAAGAAGGTCACCGCACCGGCGTCCATCTTCTGGAGGGACCGCCCGAGAGTCAGCAGATCGCTCGGTTCGACCCTGTGGACAAAGGTCGCGGCTTTGAATGCCTCGATGAAACCGTTCAATTTGCCCGGATCGAACAGCACCTTGCTGGACAGGGCACCGCGTAGCAGTGAGGCGAGGAACCGCTGCTGCCGGGCGATGCGGTCATAGTCGCTGCGCTCCTCGCCGTAGACATGCCTGGCGCGCACATAATTCAACGCGGTCTCACCGTTGATCCGCTGCTTGCCTGCTGTCTCGAGGACCGTGCCGAGAATTTCGTCCCTGACCGGCTTCGGTGCACAGACCTCGACACCGCCGACCTGATCGACCATTGCTTCGAAGCCGGCGAAGTCGATGCTGATGAAGTGATTGATGGTGCTGCCTGTCAGTCGCTGAATCGTCGAGACGAGGCATTTGGGGCCGCCGAGGGCATAGACGGCGTTGAGTTTGTCGCCGATCGCGGAGGGAAACGTTTCCTGGGTGTAATCACCCTTGTCGTTGTCCCAGCCGTTGCACTGCGGCCGGGTCACGTCGAGGTCGCGCGGGAACGACACCACGACGACGCGCGAGCGGTTCTTGGGGATATGGACCAGCATGGCGGTATCGGCGCGCGCGCCCTCGGCGTCGTCGATGGTGCCCGCTCCGAGCTTTCCGTTGACACCCGCGCGGGTATCGGTGCCGACGAGCAGGAAGTTCTCGTCGCCGAGCTGAGCGCCGGAGTCGACGACGTCTTCGGAGTTGTCGTCGATCGCTTCGACCTGGTTGAAGCCGTTGGCGGTCGCGTTTATATAGCTCCAGCCTCCGCCGGTGACCAGGACCGCGACCGCCGCGCAGATCGAAACGCTGACGCGTCCGGCGATCTGAAGCCGCTTATTGCGGCGCTGCTTGGACGCCGCGAGCCGTGACAGCGGTGGATTGCCGACCGTCTTCGGTTGTGCGGCCCGATCACCTTTATCGGATGCGGTCGTCGGCCATCCGGCACCGCGGCGTTTGGTCTTGGCGGGTTCGTTGACCGGCGGGATGATGTCGGTGACGACCTCGGGTGGTTCCTGTGCGCCGGGTGCGGACGATGCCGATCGCCTGGGGTCCTCGGCGGTGCGCCGGGCGGCGGGGCGGGTGGCGGACGGTGCGCCCGCGATGTCGTCGACGACGGGGGAGGCCACTGCGCGGCGGGCGCCGGTGACGCCTGCCGACCGCGCCGGTTCGGTCGGTCGTTGCGGCGCGCTGCCTGCGGGCCGTGCTTGCGGGGTGCCGGATTCGCGCGGGGGCGTGCTGTCGGCGGGTCGCGCGGTCTCGGGACGCCGGGCGGGCCGGCCGGTCGGCGCGGCTTCGCCCTCGGTAGCCGCCCTGCGCCTGCGGCCGCCGCGTTCGTTGTCGACCTTCTGGACGAGGTCCTGAACTGTCAGCGGTGCCGAGCCGGATTCGGCGTCGGTATGCCTGGACCGCCGGGATGACCGCGTGTCGTCACGCTCGTTGTAATCCGCCGTGGGATACCGCTCCCACGGGGCGCGATCTCCGGGCCGAGGCGAACGCCCGTGCCGATCGTCACCCACCAACGAACCTCACTTTTCGTCTACGCCGCATGGCTTATCGAGTCCGAGCCGGGTTCGCCCGGCATGACCGATTCCGCCAATGATAACGATTCCGCCACGACGAGCCAGCCCAGCGGGAAATCGAATAGGCCACACGGGTGTT includes these proteins:
- the phoU gene encoding phosphate signaling complex protein PhoU, which encodes MRVIYNEQMADLAHLLGEMAGLAGSAMDRATQSLLQADLALAESVISEYDRIAELIQDAEEKAFALLALQAPVAGDLRQVVSAIQIVADVNRMGALALHVAKVTRRRHPNHALPESVNGYFAEMGRIAVNMGAGAKEVLETRDPERAAQLNEDDEAMDDLHRHLFTLLMDRDWKYGVAAAVDVTLLGRYYERFADHAVEIGRRVIFLVTGVLPADPDAEA
- a CDS encoding multicopper oxidase domain-containing protein; the encoded protein is MTSSTRRRFMLGGTVAASTGLALGALPLRDYGPATADSPPAPPGHPAHHPNTSAHGGGVDGPTFRKGAVVDHAANGFDPTEVLRDFDYGKTSTRPDGRTVREWEVFASDEDIEIAPGVRFPAWTLNSRIPGPTLRCREGDLLRVHFTNGSHHPHTLHFHGIHPAEMDGIPGIGRGVINPGESFTYQFDATPFGLHLFHCHVGPLAEHIARGMYGTFIVDPPQPRPQADEMVMVMHGYNTTFDGEGNQLYAVNGIPFHFMHEPVRVKRNELVRIYLVNVLEYDPVNSFHIHGNFFDYYPTGTRLQPTEYTDTIVQGQGQRGICELRFPHLGRYMFHAHKTEFAELGWMGMFEVTE
- a CDS encoding ZIP family metal transporter, whose translation is MTATVHTRRPWILGLISVALLAIALAGLALLGGRTLPERTGPPVEEIAVEHTTLTPGAIELTVRNTGPDAVSIAQIFVNDAYIDFTGPTEPIGRLASARLRLDYPWQDGQPYKISMLTSTGLVIEHDVPLAVTTPEPNASFFGLMALLGIYVGIVPVVLGMLFLPVMRVAGSRAVRVLLAVTVGLLAFLAWEGASEGFELAGRSGGAFGGTALVVLGAGLAFLGLTAVDQWLRNRRRAAEAAGGAGVRLALMIAIGIGLHNLGEGLATGSAYAVGELALGTFLVIGFTIQNTTEGLAVVSPLTERRPPLLTLLGLGLIAGAPAIVGAVLGATVNNAELSALLLGVGVGAIIQVIVQIAPSLRESAGRSFDAMALGGVAVGLLVMYSTGLLVAA
- a CDS encoding Rieske (2Fe-2S) protein, giving the protein MNNGATPHSDPPPCAGCTRRGVLLGAGAAAAIVAAGCASGSAYSGPLRVSLAEIPIGGGRIFPQQGLVVTHPTPGEVRAFSAVCPHQGCAVAEIGDTIECPCHGSKFSIADGSVLRGPAREPLAARTVAIEATEIVVR
- a CDS encoding LCP family protein, producing MGDDRHGRSPRPGDRAPWERYPTADYNERDDTRSSRRSRHTDAESGSAPLTVQDLVQKVDNERGGRRRRAATEGEAAPTGRPARRPETARPADSTPPRESGTPQARPAGSAPQRPTEPARSAGVTGARRAVASPVVDDIAGAPSATRPAARRTAEDPRRSASSAPGAQEPPEVVTDIIPPVNEPAKTKRRGAGWPTTASDKGDRAAQPKTVGNPPLSRLAASKQRRNKRLQIAGRVSVSICAAVAVLVTGGGWSYINATANGFNQVEAIDDNSEDVVDSGAQLGDENFLLVGTDTRAGVNGKLGAGTIDDAEGARADTAMLVHIPKNRSRVVVVSFPRDLDVTRPQCNGWDNDKGDYTQETFPSAIGDKLNAVYALGGPKCLVSTIQRLTGSTINHFISIDFAGFEAMVDQVGGVEVCAPKPVRDEILGTVLETAGKQRINGETALNYVRARHVYGEERSDYDRIARQQRFLASLLRGALSSKVLFDPGKLNGFIEAFKAATFVHRVEPSDLLTLGRSLQKMDAGAVTFLTIPTAGTTSYGNEIPRESDIKAIFKAIRDDQPLPGEKKVAPAPGSIPSAPPTPPKLIAVDPSTVSLLVSNGSTTVGAANKAATKFGNQGFPIYNTANYSLGNSEVASKVRYGAGHEAEAATVASSLPGATMEQSSDLGGIIEVVIGADYTGNIRPPTPVGDPISNVNISTSSSPTPVALPSDLEHVNAADETCK